Proteins encoded within one genomic window of Paraglaciecola psychrophila 170:
- a CDS encoding sodium/sugar symporter yields MNLASLDIAIFVVYVIGLLALALYISRAEKNHERDTKDYFLASKSLPWWAIGASLIAANISAEQIIGMSGSGYILGLGIASYEWMAAITLIIVGKYFLPIFLKNEIYTMPQYLQQRFDGRVKTIMAVFWLAVYVFVNLTAVLWLGGLAITTITGVDLAYGMIFLGLFSIAYSSYGGLKAVAYTDIIQVVLLVFGGLVLTYISLDLVSDGNGVIAGFSILTELAPEKFDMIFAADSPHYISLPGLSVLIGGMWVMNISYWGFNQYIIQRALAAKDLAEAQKGIAFAAYLKILVPFFVVVPGIAASVLFTDLDRADEAYPSLMNLMPVGLKGLVFAALFAAIVSSLASMCNSISTIFTMDIYSHFKKDKSQSHYVKVGRIVSIVALIIAMICARPLLGQFEQAFQYIQEFTGFFTPGIVVIFLLGMFWKTMNSVGAITAAVGSAALSILFKVTLPALPFMDRVGVVFLACIALAVFASLATRKNYVAGGTGVVSLDKVNFDTSGSFNILGIGVVVILAALYATWW; encoded by the coding sequence ATGAATTTAGCAAGCCTCGACATCGCCATTTTTGTGGTTTACGTAATAGGGCTTTTGGCCCTTGCCTTATATATATCCAGAGCAGAAAAAAATCACGAAAGAGATACCAAGGATTACTTTTTAGCCAGTAAATCCCTGCCTTGGTGGGCTATAGGTGCATCACTTATTGCAGCGAACATCTCAGCTGAGCAAATCATTGGTATGTCCGGTTCAGGCTACATACTGGGGTTAGGTATTGCCTCATATGAATGGATGGCGGCGATCACTTTGATCATAGTGGGTAAATACTTTTTGCCTATATTCCTCAAAAATGAAATTTATACGATGCCCCAGTATTTACAGCAGCGTTTTGATGGCCGAGTCAAAACCATTATGGCGGTCTTCTGGTTAGCGGTGTATGTGTTTGTTAATTTGACCGCGGTTTTATGGTTAGGTGGCTTGGCCATTACTACCATTACTGGCGTTGACTTAGCTTACGGTATGATATTTCTTGGTTTATTTTCTATTGCTTATTCATCTTACGGCGGCTTAAAAGCCGTTGCCTACACCGATATCATCCAAGTGGTGTTGTTAGTATTTGGTGGGCTAGTGTTAACTTATATCAGCTTAGATTTAGTCTCAGATGGTAATGGTGTAATAGCAGGGTTCTCGATATTGACAGAATTGGCACCCGAAAAATTTGACATGATATTTGCTGCTGATAGCCCCCACTATATTAGTCTTCCGGGTTTGTCTGTTTTGATTGGTGGCATGTGGGTGATGAACATTTCTTATTGGGGTTTTAATCAATACATAATTCAGCGTGCATTAGCCGCTAAAGACTTGGCCGAAGCACAGAAAGGTATCGCTTTTGCAGCCTACTTGAAAATCTTAGTGCCATTCTTTGTGGTGGTTCCAGGCATAGCAGCATCGGTGTTATTTACTGATTTGGACCGAGCTGATGAAGCTTATCCAAGTTTAATGAACCTGATGCCGGTTGGATTAAAAGGTTTAGTGTTTGCAGCATTGTTCGCAGCAATAGTTTCTTCATTAGCCTCTATGTGCAACAGTATATCTACTATTTTTACTATGGATATTTACTCCCACTTCAAAAAGGATAAAAGCCAAAGTCACTATGTGAAAGTAGGTCGTATTGTGAGTATTGTAGCGCTAATTATTGCGATGATATGCGCCAGACCTTTGCTAGGACAATTTGAACAAGCGTTTCAATACATACAAGAATTCACAGGTTTCTTTACGCCTGGTATAGTGGTTATTTTCTTATTAGGCATGTTCTGGAAAACCATGAATTCAGTCGGTGCTATTACTGCGGCGGTAGGTTCAGCCGCGTTATCCATATTATTTAAAGTGACCTTACCCGCTTTACCCTTTATGGACAGAGTCGGTGTAGTATTTTTAGCCTGCATCGCTCTAGCAGTATTTGCATCTCTGGCAACCCGCAAAAATTATGTGGCTGGAGGCACAGGTGTCGTTTCGCTGGATAAAGTGAACTTCGATACTTCTGGCTCGTTTAACATTCTTGGCATAGGAGTAGTGGTTATTCTAGCCGCGTTGTACGCTACTTGGTGGTAA
- a CDS encoding iron-containing alcohol dehydrogenase, translating to MVNSIILPKIMQIGADALNMLPDTLVSLGCCFPCIITDKTMLELGYMAKVETLLIQQNIQFGLFAETMPEPNDTSILAAVEMVKKNHYDCLIALGGGSAIDSAKAIALLASHGGKMSDYKVPYQVDEISLPVVAIPTTAGTGSEATRVTVISDSATDEKMLCMGSGLIPAAAIIDYQFTLSLPSRIAADTGIDALTHAIEAYVSRKANLFSDQQAIAAMKLIAPNLIKVCQEPDNLAAKEEMMLGATLAGIAFSNASVGLVHGMSRPIGVHFHVPHGMSNAMLLPTITEYSLPGAPLKYAECAMHMGLIANIEDETLAHQTLISALKHINKTLEVPTLAEFGVVKSEYEGLLVNMAEQALASGSPNNNPKTPVLNDIIKLYKKVWA from the coding sequence ATGGTCAATAGCATCATTCTTCCCAAAATCATGCAAATAGGCGCAGACGCTCTGAACATGTTGCCCGATACGCTAGTCAGTTTAGGCTGCTGTTTTCCTTGTATTATTACCGATAAGACCATGCTTGAACTTGGATACATGGCCAAAGTCGAGACCCTATTAATCCAACAAAACATACAGTTTGGCCTATTTGCCGAAACGATGCCCGAGCCCAATGATACTTCGATACTCGCAGCTGTCGAGATGGTCAAAAAAAACCATTATGATTGCCTCATTGCTTTAGGCGGAGGCAGTGCAATTGATAGTGCAAAAGCAATTGCCTTATTGGCATCTCACGGTGGCAAAATGAGTGACTATAAAGTCCCCTACCAAGTGGACGAAATCAGTTTACCAGTAGTGGCTATCCCCACTACTGCTGGCACAGGATCTGAAGCAACTAGAGTCACAGTGATATCTGATTCAGCCACTGATGAAAAAATGCTGTGTATGGGTTCAGGTTTAATTCCTGCTGCAGCAATTATCGACTATCAATTTACTTTGAGCTTACCCAGTAGAATTGCAGCAGATACGGGGATTGACGCACTCACCCATGCAATTGAAGCCTACGTGAGTCGCAAAGCGAATCTATTTAGCGATCAACAAGCGATTGCTGCTATGAAACTGATTGCGCCCAATTTGATTAAGGTGTGTCAAGAACCTGATAATCTTGCAGCTAAAGAGGAGATGATGTTGGGTGCTACGTTAGCGGGCATTGCATTTTCGAATGCCTCAGTAGGCTTAGTTCATGGTATGAGCCGACCTATAGGCGTGCATTTTCATGTCCCACACGGCATGAGTAATGCTATGTTATTACCTACTATTACTGAATACTCTCTGCCTGGTGCACCACTAAAGTATGCCGAATGTGCGATGCATATGGGACTGATTGCTAATATTGAAGATGAAACATTGGCCCATCAAACACTTATCAGCGCACTCAAACACATAAATAAGACCCTAGAGGTGCCCACACTCGCTGAGTTTGGCGTTGTGAAATCTGAATATGAGGGCTTATTGGTAAATATGGCTGAACAAGCTTTGGCATCGGGCTCTCCAAATAACAATCCTAAGACTCCCGTTTTAAACGATATCATTAAGTTATATAAAAAAGTCTGGGCATAA
- a CDS encoding multiheme c-type cytochrome has protein sequence MDTGNGHMQAFNIAWDTRTKTNGGQRWFHLQPNEPITSEHPFFWQRHFQNWNSRCAECHTTGYEKNYQIDTNSYATQFAEATVGCESCHGPAALHQTQAKSDKFDRNKGFTQSLAKPPVWGFSPKDPIANLVSDGNSQYMQQCADCHSRRLPISDKTQNVSKRPAGYHDLNTLSLMSSELYFDDGQIKDEVFVMGSFLQSKMAKAGVTCSNCHNPHTGKLKFSGNQTCTQCHNATTYDLPEHHQHKMDTPGAQCVNCHMPARTYMQVDDRRDHSFVIPNAEVSAAINSPNACLDCHQTEGLSWITTQLTAWRSGKAKPTLQQATKEHWSNIHLLPEAERLSFAKQKQLETSPMVAAKLLEIINRQPSQASVSLAIEQLSSEQPLIRRAAIDVLRNLPPNKGYQYLYPMLKDPVKSVRFHATSLLASWLSQMPDTLLPELAFALNEYKTSLLLTADFPSSQLSLAQLALATGDAILAQKHFEQALIIAPNLPVAMLSFADFWRQTNNQTKELALLEKAMVLHPDFADVLHQYGLYWVRKKEYYKATEWLVKATELEDAQPYYAYVAATALDSIQRTSQAIDLLSAANKRWPQQTDLLYSLALYADKTKDKAAMKISLDELQVLMPNNPQVQQWLQKYGQ, from the coding sequence TTGGACACTGGCAATGGCCATATGCAGGCGTTTAATATCGCTTGGGATACTCGAACAAAAACCAATGGAGGACAGCGTTGGTTTCATCTGCAACCCAACGAGCCTATTACCAGTGAACATCCGTTTTTTTGGCAACGCCACTTTCAAAACTGGAATAGCCGTTGTGCGGAATGTCATACCACAGGTTATGAAAAAAATTATCAGATAGACACAAATAGTTATGCCACACAATTTGCTGAAGCAACAGTAGGTTGTGAGAGTTGCCATGGTCCGGCTGCATTGCATCAAACTCAGGCTAAAAGTGATAAATTTGATCGCAACAAAGGGTTTACACAATCACTTGCAAAACCGCCAGTATGGGGGTTTTCCCCAAAAGACCCCATCGCTAATTTAGTCAGTGATGGGAACAGCCAATACATGCAGCAGTGCGCCGACTGCCATTCACGGCGCTTACCGATTTCTGATAAAACTCAAAATGTCAGCAAACGTCCAGCTGGCTATCACGATTTGAATACACTGAGTCTAATGTCATCTGAATTGTATTTTGATGATGGCCAAATCAAAGATGAAGTGTTTGTGATGGGCTCATTTTTACAAAGTAAAATGGCCAAAGCAGGTGTAACCTGCTCCAACTGCCACAATCCCCATACGGGTAAATTAAAATTTTCAGGCAACCAAACGTGTACTCAGTGTCATAATGCGACTACTTATGACTTGCCAGAGCACCATCAACATAAAATGGATACCCCGGGTGCTCAGTGTGTAAATTGTCACATGCCAGCTCGTACTTACATGCAAGTAGACGATAGGCGTGACCATAGTTTTGTGATACCCAACGCTGAAGTATCTGCTGCCATCAACTCACCCAATGCCTGTCTAGACTGCCATCAAACGGAAGGATTGTCATGGATAACAACCCAGCTTACAGCCTGGCGTAGTGGCAAAGCTAAGCCTACCCTGCAGCAAGCAACAAAAGAGCATTGGTCAAACATACATTTACTGCCTGAAGCCGAGCGGTTGTCCTTTGCCAAACAAAAACAGCTAGAAACGTCTCCCATGGTTGCTGCAAAATTACTAGAGATCATCAATCGGCAACCTAGCCAAGCTTCAGTCTCATTGGCTATCGAGCAACTCAGCTCAGAACAGCCTTTAATAAGGCGCGCTGCAATCGACGTGTTACGCAATTTGCCCCCTAATAAGGGTTACCAGTATTTATATCCTATGTTGAAAGATCCCGTGAAATCAGTGCGTTTTCATGCCACGTCATTATTGGCCTCTTGGTTATCACAAATGCCAGATACCTTGTTACCAGAGTTAGCCTTTGCCTTAAACGAATACAAAACCTCCTTGTTGCTTACCGCAGACTTTCCTAGCTCGCAACTCAGTCTTGCTCAGTTAGCCTTAGCAACGGGAGACGCAATATTAGCCCAAAAACATTTTGAACAGGCGCTAATTATCGCTCCAAACTTACCTGTGGCCATGTTGTCGTTTGCCGATTTTTGGCGGCAAACCAATAACCAAACAAAAGAACTCGCACTATTAGAAAAAGCCATGGTTTTGCATCCTGATTTTGCCGACGTATTACATCAATATGGTTTGTATTGGGTACGTAAAAAAGAATATTATAAAGCTACAGAATGGTTGGTCAAAGCCACTGAACTGGAAGATGCTCAGCCATATTATGCCTATGTCGCGGCGACGGCTTTAGACTCCATTCAACGCACAAGCCAAGCAATTGACTTGTTATCAGCGGCCAATAAACGCTGGCCACAACAAACAGACTTGCTGTATTCCCTTGCACTTTATGCTGATAAAACGAAAGATAAGGCAGCAATGAAAATCTCATTAGACGAGTTACAAGTCTTAATGCCCAATAACCCTCAGGTTCAACAATGGTTGCAAAAATATGGTCAATAG
- a CDS encoding multiheme c-type cytochrome — MKSFLFMLLAFLLIGFWSSARASSNQYIGSDSCQSCHQAEHQQWQTSDHHKAMQLPNDATVLGDFGNKTVEFHNITTLFLLKTNGTLLRH; from the coding sequence ATGAAAAGTTTTTTATTTATGTTGTTAGCTTTCCTACTTATAGGATTTTGGAGCAGCGCAAGAGCATCATCCAATCAATATATTGGCTCAGATAGTTGTCAAAGTTGTCATCAGGCTGAACACCAACAATGGCAAACTTCTGATCATCATAAAGCAATGCAATTGCCCAACGATGCAACAGTCTTGGGTGACTTTGGTAACAAAACCGTTGAATTTCATAACATCACCACTCTTTTTTTATTGAAAACAAACGGTACTTTATTAAGACACTAA
- a CDS encoding ABC transporter ATP-binding protein yields MLIVKHISKNFGSFQALDKVSFEMNRGDIVGLLGKNGAGKTTLMRILTSFITPSSGTVTIDGDDMSKHSLTIRQKIGYLPEKPPLYGDMTVQYYLKFAAEIKGVPKNKRLIQLAKVLEECDLEQVKQKTIATLSKGYKQRVGIAQAIIHEPKLLILDEPTSGLDPMQIQQVLALIKNQRDQRTVLLSTHTLTEIEQVAQRVIMIKSGRIVLDDYLSKLLRNKDTSQFQPLTLEQVFINHHQPQVSENTSQTPESTRLKVSDE; encoded by the coding sequence TTGTTGATTGTTAAACACATCAGTAAAAACTTCGGTTCATTTCAAGCATTAGACAAGGTTTCCTTTGAAATGAACAGAGGGGATATTGTCGGCCTTTTAGGAAAAAATGGTGCTGGTAAAACCACCTTAATGCGTATTTTGACCTCATTTATTACCCCGTCATCTGGCACAGTCACCATTGATGGTGATGATATGAGTAAACATTCATTGACCATTCGGCAGAAAATCGGTTATTTGCCAGAGAAGCCGCCGCTGTATGGCGATATGACAGTGCAGTATTACCTAAAGTTTGCAGCTGAAATAAAAGGTGTACCCAAAAACAAACGATTAATTCAGCTGGCTAAAGTACTCGAAGAATGTGACCTCGAGCAGGTTAAACAAAAAACTATTGCCACATTATCTAAAGGTTATAAACAACGTGTTGGCATCGCTCAAGCTATTATTCACGAGCCTAAGCTGCTGATTTTGGACGAACCTACGAGCGGACTTGATCCGATGCAAATTCAACAAGTCTTGGCCTTGATCAAAAATCAACGAGACCAAAGAACGGTATTGTTAAGCACTCACACCTTGACTGAAATAGAGCAAGTCGCTCAGCGTGTCATCATGATTAAGTCGGGACGAATAGTGCTTGATGATTATCTAAGTAAATTATTGAGAAACAAAGATACCAGCCAATTTCAGCCTTTGACATTAGAGCAGGTTTTTATAAATCACCACCAACCTCAGGTATCAGAGAACACCTCACAAACCCCAGAATCAACAAGACTTAAGGTGTCGGATGAATAA
- a CDS encoding ABC-2 transporter permease yields the protein MNKIFALTKKELHSFFSSPIAYVILIVMLSLFNIFFFLIIDQNREVSLRDVFQLMEFMLVFFIPLLTMRLFSEEKSNGTMEFLLTSPLTHTMIVLGKYFSMLIFFTLLICLTLSYYFIVEYFGEPDPSSILSGYLGIWLEGAFFIAVGLLASSWTSNQIIAAMVSYLILFSLYFATSFTQYVGGSGEHFLIQMSTHTHLENFALGIITPSDVVYYLAGILLCLVLTRLSIDNRLWQ from the coding sequence ATGAATAAAATTTTCGCTTTAACCAAAAAGGAATTACACAGCTTTTTTAGTTCGCCGATTGCTTATGTTATTTTGATTGTGATGTTGTCTTTGTTTAATATTTTCTTTTTTCTAATCATCGATCAAAATCGTGAAGTGTCGCTACGGGATGTGTTTCAACTAATGGAGTTTATGTTGGTGTTTTTTATCCCGTTGTTAACTATGCGCTTATTTTCTGAAGAAAAATCCAATGGCACAATGGAATTTTTACTGACCTCGCCCTTAACTCACACCATGATTGTGTTGGGTAAATATTTTAGTATGCTTATTTTTTTCACATTGTTAATTTGTCTAACCCTTAGTTACTACTTTATTGTTGAATACTTTGGTGAGCCCGACCCATCCAGCATATTATCGGGTTATCTTGGGATTTGGCTAGAAGGTGCCTTTTTTATCGCCGTTGGTTTACTGGCCTCGTCTTGGACATCGAACCAAATAATTGCGGCTATGGTGTCTTATCTAATTTTATTTTCACTCTACTTTGCTACCAGTTTCACTCAATATGTGGGTGGCTCTGGCGAGCACTTCCTTATCCAGATGAGTACTCATACACACTTAGAAAACTTCGCATTAGGCATTATTACCCCCAGTGATGTGGTTTATTATCTAGCGGGTATTTTATTGTGTTTAGTACTAACACGACTGAGTATCGATAATAGGTTGTGGCAATAA
- a CDS encoding DUF7088 domain-containing protein yields MNNRNLLPLFCGFALLSLTLGLSLFYVEQQFSYFAIALTALGGIAFLVLLSLIIKHSFGQTNSARRITLFSFKRWKKLTIVSCIVTVSVGFISVSHYLANNSNVRWDVTQNKQHTLSNNTIEYISTITNEVQLTAFHVGMPPKYLLDLFKEYERVSAGVIKTDIIDPIEQIAYAAKFGNAINADERKVIVQSGDNRKDVDFSLSALSERKTNQRNSQCQPRPKNSLFSDGAWRVFEFKSGICWFI; encoded by the coding sequence ATGAATAATCGTAATCTTTTGCCGTTGTTTTGCGGTTTTGCACTCTTAAGTCTTACCCTTGGATTATCGCTTTTTTACGTCGAACAACAATTTAGTTATTTTGCAATTGCACTTACCGCTCTGGGTGGCATTGCATTTTTAGTGTTACTGAGTTTGATAATCAAGCATAGTTTTGGGCAAACTAATTCAGCTAGAAGGATAACGCTTTTTAGCTTCAAACGATGGAAGAAGTTGACCATCGTTTCTTGCATCGTGACAGTCAGTGTGGGGTTTATTAGCGTCAGTCATTATTTGGCCAATAACTCGAACGTGAGATGGGATGTCACTCAAAATAAACAACATACCTTATCTAACAATACCATCGAGTACATCAGCACAATAACCAATGAGGTGCAGTTAACAGCATTTCATGTGGGCATGCCGCCTAAATACTTACTCGACCTTTTCAAAGAATATGAAAGGGTGTCTGCTGGTGTCATTAAGACCGACATTATTGATCCGATTGAACAAATTGCATACGCTGCAAAATTTGGTAATGCAATCAATGCTGATGAGCGAAAAGTGATTGTTCAATCTGGCGATAACCGTAAAGATGTTGATTTTAGCTTGAGTGCGTTGTCTGAAAGAAAAACTAACCAACGCAATAGCCAGTGTCAGCCGCGCCCCAAGAACAGTTTATTTTCTGACGGGGCATGGCGAGTATTCGAGTTCAAGTCAGGAATATGCTGGTTTATCTAA
- a CDS encoding Gldg family protein, with protein MTGHGEYSSSSQEYAGLSKFKQLLSDNNITSKTLMLGISQSIPADCDVLIIAGPKNALTLSEETLISDYLTKGGDALFLIEHTVITSPDKPLSKDQLNQNPSLNAILNQWGLDVQSDIVVDFTNHIGDDVGSPATKNYGRHKALTEGLDYTFYVRPRSIRVLPQRRASIKHAVIVSTASTENSWAETNRTLDIQFDPNTDTTGPVPFAYVVIEEKNAAQQANKLSDTRLIVFTDTDFLSNVYINQYSNAQMGVNLVNWLAELDYKTFISAKEIKVERLNLTSKQTRQVMVILFLLPFIFVIAGLVVWLRTKVNR; from the coding sequence CTGACGGGGCATGGCGAGTATTCGAGTTCAAGTCAGGAATATGCTGGTTTATCTAAGTTCAAACAATTGTTAAGCGACAACAACATTACCAGTAAAACGCTGATGTTGGGTATCAGTCAGTCAATTCCTGCAGATTGTGATGTGTTGATTATTGCTGGCCCCAAAAATGCCTTAACGCTAAGTGAAGAAACCCTTATTAGTGATTATTTAACCAAGGGTGGTGATGCATTATTTTTAATCGAGCACACTGTGATTACCAGTCCAGACAAGCCGTTGAGCAAAGACCAACTTAATCAAAATCCGAGCTTAAACGCCATTCTTAATCAATGGGGGCTAGATGTTCAGTCTGACATTGTGGTCGATTTTACCAACCATATTGGTGATGATGTCGGCAGCCCTGCGACTAAAAATTATGGGCGGCATAAGGCATTAACTGAAGGTTTGGACTACACCTTTTACGTGCGTCCTCGTTCTATTCGTGTTTTACCCCAGCGTCGTGCAAGCATCAAGCACGCGGTCATAGTTTCAACAGCATCAACAGAAAATAGCTGGGCAGAAACTAACAGAACCTTGGATATTCAATTTGATCCAAACACAGATACAACTGGGCCGGTGCCATTTGCTTACGTAGTGATTGAAGAGAAAAATGCAGCACAACAAGCTAATAAATTATCAGATACCCGATTGATAGTGTTCACCGATACAGACTTTTTAAGCAACGTTTATATCAACCAATACAGTAACGCTCAGATGGGTGTAAACCTAGTTAACTGGTTAGCAGAGTTAGACTACAAAACATTTATCAGCGCAAAAGAGATAAAAGTTGAACGTTTAAATTTAACCAGTAAACAGACAAGGCAAGTTATGGTCATCTTGTTTTTATTACCGTTTATATTTGTTATAGCCGGACTAGTAGTTTGGTTAAGAACTAAGGTAAATAGATAA
- the idi gene encoding isopentenyl-diphosphate Delta-isomerase, which yields MKNESSEILVALVDNTGKITGYAEKMLAHLRGDLHLAFSLMIIRRNNLHVEYLLQRRALHKYHSGGLWANTCCSHPLPDENIQDAARRRVSEELGISAFLSMSSIGQIQYKYQLDNNMIEHELDKILVTEVDSVHWQQNSDEVMEVRWWSEKEVLQQLLKKPDIFAAWFPKVFEHTMHNLPQ from the coding sequence ATGAAAAATGAATCTTCAGAAATACTAGTTGCCCTCGTTGACAACACAGGCAAAATTACAGGCTACGCAGAAAAAATGTTGGCTCATCTTCGTGGTGATCTGCACTTAGCATTTTCTCTGATGATAATTCGTCGTAACAATCTTCATGTAGAATATCTACTTCAAAGACGTGCTCTGCATAAATATCACAGCGGCGGGCTTTGGGCTAACACCTGTTGTTCACATCCCTTGCCAGACGAAAATATACAAGATGCGGCAAGGCGACGCGTATCCGAAGAACTGGGTATCAGTGCGTTTTTAAGTATGTCGAGCATAGGTCAAATCCAGTATAAGTATCAGCTTGACAATAATATGATTGAGCATGAGTTAGATAAAATACTGGTAACTGAAGTGGACAGTGTTCATTGGCAGCAAAACTCTGATGAAGTCATGGAAGTGCGTTGGTGGAGTGAAAAGGAAGTTTTACAGCAGCTTTTAAAAAAACCCGATATCTTTGCAGCATGGTTTCCAAAGGTATTTGAACATACAATGCATAATCTTCCTCAGTAA
- a CDS encoding Brp/Blh family beta-carotene 15,15'-dioxygenase — protein MSKLHYSQFYIGVCTLAALATMANINMASDNLIIVLALAVTFLGLPHGALDFAVAKSLNLVTSVSTAIRFVTIYSVVAATSISFWIWVPDIALVLFLCISAFHFSADWRATMPLFSRVGLACTLLCGPSVLYSATLTDLFTALLLTTQAANWVIQGMQITFYIGLCVFLYFIIQLPIHKKSLSVWQYSEWLTLLLSSIILNPLLHFGLYFCLLHSPKHLQDVGVKLHVSVKRAIAISLPFVILTIVLAAGLYELFASSNLSADLLRWIFIGLFGLTMSHMLLIHLWHGAD, from the coding sequence TTGAGTAAATTACACTACTCCCAGTTTTATATAGGCGTTTGCACCCTAGCGGCCCTTGCCACAATGGCCAATATAAATATGGCTTCGGACAACTTAATCATTGTATTAGCACTAGCTGTAACTTTTTTAGGGCTGCCTCATGGCGCTTTAGACTTTGCTGTTGCAAAATCATTAAACCTTGTGACGTCTGTCTCAACAGCTATTCGATTTGTGACCATTTATAGCGTCGTAGCAGCAACATCTATCAGTTTTTGGATTTGGGTGCCTGATATAGCGTTAGTGTTGTTTTTGTGTATATCGGCGTTTCACTTTTCTGCTGACTGGCGCGCCACTATGCCACTTTTTTCACGAGTGGGCTTGGCTTGCACTTTACTATGTGGCCCTTCGGTTTTATATTCTGCGACACTTACCGATCTCTTCACTGCCTTACTATTGACAACCCAAGCGGCTAATTGGGTAATTCAAGGTATGCAGATAACGTTTTATATTGGGCTATGTGTTTTTTTATATTTCATTATTCAGTTACCGATACACAAAAAAAGTTTAAGTGTATGGCAATACTCTGAGTGGCTGACTCTACTTTTGAGTAGTATTATTTTGAATCCGCTACTTCATTTTGGGCTCTACTTTTGTTTGTTACATTCACCGAAGCACCTTCAGGATGTTGGGGTGAAACTACATGTGAGCGTAAAACGTGCAATCGCTATTAGCCTACCGTTTGTAATACTAACGATTGTCTTAGCGGCAGGTTTGTATGAATTGTTCGCTTCTAGCAATTTAAGTGCTGACTTGCTTCGCTGGATTTTTATTGGACTGTTCGGTTTAACTATGTCGCATATGTTGTTGATTCACTTATGGCACGGCGCAGACTGA
- a CDS encoding lycopene cyclase family protein, with protein MSYDYDLIIIGAGAAGLSLLLALDETKYTQSVKIIERSSGPQNDRIWSFWNNNSVPDYLKEIITREWQTWAISTDDSSFSMSHTYHRYCSIRSESLMKLALERIQIKTHFDIEFDSDVMSVDSVNDHALVTTQRSHLTARWVIDTRPPPLKTDHNGLLQCFYGEEIVTEGEVFNPSSVKLMQQLASSELGIEFIYILPFSANHALVEFTCFSPIALERSVLQARLKTRMQEIVGSQKYKVERKECAMLPMYNVNENTNNKNRHIIYAGIAGGAMRASTGYSFLACQRWAKQCASELKSRQSLSASTPLSLFTPISSVYRKMDRLMLTVLRNDMGIGVTIFVQMFKKVKPARFARFMTEQATIIDFMCVIWAMPKFAFLRALFSRGKWSGRVE; from the coding sequence ATGTCCTATGACTATGATTTAATCATCATTGGAGCCGGAGCTGCTGGTCTGTCTCTACTTTTAGCCCTCGATGAGACAAAATATACTCAATCAGTCAAAATTATTGAACGTAGTTCTGGCCCTCAGAACGACCGAATTTGGAGCTTTTGGAATAACAATTCAGTTCCAGATTACCTCAAAGAAATCATTACACGCGAGTGGCAAACATGGGCTATTTCAACAGACGACAGTAGTTTTTCTATGTCCCATACGTATCATCGATACTGCTCCATTAGGTCTGAATCGCTGATGAAATTAGCACTTGAGCGGATCCAAATAAAAACCCACTTTGATATTGAATTTGATAGTGACGTTATGTCTGTGGATTCAGTTAATGACCATGCATTGGTGACAACTCAGCGCAGCCATTTAACAGCTCGATGGGTTATTGATACACGCCCTCCACCATTAAAAACAGATCATAATGGACTCCTTCAGTGCTTTTACGGTGAAGAGATTGTTACCGAAGGTGAGGTGTTTAATCCTTCTTCTGTCAAACTAATGCAACAATTGGCAAGCTCAGAACTGGGAATAGAATTTATATATATTTTGCCTTTCAGTGCCAATCACGCCTTAGTTGAGTTTACCTGTTTCAGTCCGATTGCCTTAGAGCGCTCAGTTTTGCAGGCACGCCTTAAAACTAGAATGCAGGAAATAGTAGGCTCACAGAAATATAAGGTTGAGCGAAAGGAGTGCGCAATGTTGCCCATGTATAATGTTAATGAAAATACCAATAACAAAAACCGACATATTATCTATGCTGGGATAGCGGGTGGCGCAATGAGAGCCTCGACTGGATACAGTTTTCTAGCATGCCAAAGGTGGGCTAAGCAGTGTGCTTCTGAGTTAAAATCTAGACAGTCATTATCTGCATCAACTCCACTATCATTATTCACACCCATCAGCAGCGTTTACCGAAAGATGGATAGACTGATGTTAACTGTTTTAAGAAATGACATGGGCATCGGTGTGACTATTTTTGTGCAGATGTTTAAAAAAGTTAAACCAGCACGTTTTGCGCGTTTTATGACAGAACAAGCGACTATTATTGATTTCATGTGTGTTATATGGGCTATGCCAAAATTTGCATTCTTGCGCGCTTTATTTTCCCGAGGGAAATGGAGTGGCAGAGTTGAGTAA